Within Desulfatiglans anilini DSM 4660, the genomic segment ACGGCAGATCCGCGCCAGAAAAACGCCCAGGAGCGCAAGGCATCCGGCGGGAAAAAGAAACGCCGGTGCGTGCCTGGCCTCTTCCGGGTATGCCGGCAGCATCGACAAAGGAAGCAGCATTACACCGGCAGCGATAAGAAACGTAAGACCGACGGCGGAGAAGATCGCTGCATACCGTTGCCTGAGATAGGCTCTTTCCCTCACCGTGCTGTTCCTCTAATCCGGTTTGCCTGTCAGCGCCTTCATGACAGGGCGATGGTTTTCCGGCATGGTGATGACCACCAGACGGTCGCCTGCCTGCAGATCGTTTTCTCCACGCGGGATCGTCGGACGGTTGTGGCGGATGAGGACGGCGATCAAGGCGTTTTCAGGCAGTTCGATCTCTTTCAGATATTTCCCGGCGACGGGAGCATCCTCTTCGAGGATGATTTCCGTCACATTCACCCGTCCCTCTCCCACCGGAATCAGGTTCAGGATGTGCTCGAGCGAGGCCCACTGCTCGATCAGGCTGCTGACGATGTTGGTGGTCGAAAACGCCGAGACGCCCAATCTTCGAAACGCTTCGGCATTGTCGGGGTCGTTGGCGAGAGCTACAGCTTTGGGCACGTCGAACTGCAAGGAGGCCAACTGGCAGATAACGAGGTTGTCCTGGTCGTTTGGCGTGACCGCCAGCACGGCATCGGCCTCCATGGCGCCGGCTTCCTCGAGGATCTTCATGGTGCTGCCGTCGCCGCAGACCACGGTGGCGGCTGCAAGGTCCCGGGCCAATTGGATGCACTCCGACGGGTCGCGGTTGATGATAACGATCTCGTGGTCCTTCGCCAACAAGCTCCGGCAAAGAAAATAGAGGGTATTGCCGCCGCCGACGATGAGCACCTTCATGAACGCGCCCCCTTTGCCTTTTCCGGTCCATTGGCGATGGTCTGAAGGAAAACATGGGCGGACAGGGTGGTGGTGCAGATGGCATCGATCCCCAATTGCCTGAAGATCTCTTCCCTTTTCGGATCGAGCACCCTGGCGAGCACCTGTGGAACATCGAATATCTTTCGGGCCACCTGCGCCGTCATCACGTTGACGTTATCGTCGTCCGTCGTCGAGATGAAAATGTTCGCTTTTTCCACACCGGCCTTTCTCAAAACCTGCATGTGGGTGCCGTCTCCGAGGATGCGAAAACCGCTGAAATCGGCGGACAGATTGTCGAATGCCGTCTCGTGCCGGTCGATCACCACCACTGAATCTCCACTGCGGCTGAGTTGAATGGCCAGATAGGTTCCGAGGCGCCCGCATCCCAGAATGACGATCGTGCGGCTGTTCTTCATAGCGTCATGTTTCCATTTAGTGAGGTGCTTGAATGGGACACTCGGGTCAACGCTTTTCACTTTAAATGGTTATCTCGGGTTTTGAAATGGGATTCTTTTGGAGGTGAGGGTCGTCTTCCGGTTGACGAGCGATGGGTTTCCTATTCCATCAAGAGGGAAATAACGCTCTTTTAGGGGTTCGTGCGCAAACGCCGCAGGGCTGTGACTGCCATTCAGGAGAAAGGCGGCTTGCGGCCCTGCGGCGCGTGGTGACGATCCTTCTCTAGCTCCGATTTGAATCGATCGACTCATCCTGTTCAGGCCGGCGGGATGAAGCGGGTTGCCCCTCTGATGCGTGTCCGAGTCGGATGGGGATCCTCTGCCTGTTTCATGGGGCGGCAAAGATGTCGCCGGTCAGTCCGTGAAAGGTCGGACTTCGGAATTCCGGATTCGGGGCCGAATGAAATCGGAAAGGCCTTTTCCTGTTTTCCAAATGACGTTGAAGTCCAATGGCTTCGATGACTATTTCGACGGAAGAGACCAGGGAGCGGATGTCCGGCAGGGTAGCAATCGGAATCCTCGATTCCTGCAACTTAAGGTTTAAACAAATCAGATGGCATTAGAATAAATTTTAACAAACTTGGCGCAGTATTTGCTTGATTATCGAGCTCGATCCAGCCTGCGGCACCCTGAATGCCGCCTGCACAAAAACGTTCGATATCCTTGATATTCTGAATAGTTTTTCATTCCTGGAATGAAAACCGGGCGTTGCTGGAGACGCATTTCCGGAACCAAACGAACTCTTGGACAGGAGGAATTCAAGAACATGTCTTTCATGGAAGTCATCGAAATGCTGCAGGGGATTCTGACCACAACCGGAATCATGCAAATCACCTGGCAGCATGTGTTGATGTGGATCATAGGCTGCGCATTCCTTTTTATGGCGATCGTGAAAAAGTTTGAACCCTTGTTGCTTCTCCCGATCGGTTTCGGGATCTTCGTTGTAAACTTCCCCCTTGTTCCGCTCATGGGGT encodes:
- a CDS encoding potassium channel family protein, which translates into the protein MKVLIVGGGNTLYFLCRSLLAKDHEIVIINRDPSECIQLARDLAAATVVCGDGSTMKILEEAGAMEADAVLAVTPNDQDNLVICQLASLQFDVPKAVALANDPDNAEAFRRLGVSAFSTTNIVSSLIEQWASLEHILNLIPVGEGRVNVTEIILEEDAPVAGKYLKEIELPENALIAVLIRHNRPTIPRGENDLQAGDRLVVITMPENHRPVMKALTGKPD
- a CDS encoding potassium channel family protein translates to MKNSRTIVILGCGRLGTYLAIQLSRSGDSVVVIDRHETAFDNLSADFSGFRILGDGTHMQVLRKAGVEKANIFISTTDDDNVNVMTAQVARKIFDVPQVLARVLDPKREEIFRQLGIDAICTTTLSAHVFLQTIANGPEKAKGARS